The following proteins come from a genomic window of Proteiniphilum propionicum:
- a CDS encoding bifunctional riboflavin kinase/FAD synthetase, whose translation MKFIDLAVEKEIADLSYVATVGFFDGVHIGHRHLINQVKAEARNRNLPSAVITFPVHPRKVLQKDFQPALLCGFEEKLEQLATTGIDYCISLPFTIELSELSAKDFMQKVLKEKLHVDTLFVGYDHRFGHNREDGYTQYQRYGSELGINVIKAAELQYGESDVSSSRIRRLLKVGKIKEANLLLSYNYRLSGKIVEGYQVGRTIGFPTANICVWERYKVLPELGVYAVQVHLRDIIYPGMLYIGTRPTLHADTETSVEVNIFDFEANLYDQSMAVEFIDFIRADEKFDTIEELVAQIHQDKESVKKRLKNIR comes from the coding sequence TTGAAATTCATCGATTTAGCTGTAGAGAAAGAGATTGCCGATTTATCATATGTGGCAACTGTAGGTTTTTTTGATGGTGTACATATCGGGCACAGACATCTTATAAATCAGGTGAAAGCCGAAGCCCGGAATCGAAATTTACCATCGGCGGTTATCACTTTTCCAGTACATCCACGCAAAGTGCTACAAAAAGATTTTCAACCAGCTCTTCTTTGTGGATTTGAAGAAAAATTGGAGCAGCTTGCTACAACAGGTATAGATTATTGTATCAGCCTGCCCTTTACGATTGAACTATCGGAGCTTTCTGCCAAAGATTTCATGCAAAAGGTACTTAAGGAGAAACTTCATGTAGATACGCTGTTTGTGGGTTACGACCATCGTTTTGGGCATAACAGGGAGGATGGTTATACCCAATATCAGCGATATGGGAGTGAGCTGGGAATAAATGTTATTAAGGCTGCCGAACTTCAATATGGGGAGAGCGATGTCAGCTCATCTAGAATCCGAAGGTTGTTAAAAGTAGGAAAAATAAAGGAGGCGAATCTGCTATTGTCTTATAATTACAGGTTGTCGGGAAAAATAGTGGAGGGTTATCAGGTAGGCCGTACTATTGGCTTCCCTACAGCAAATATATGTGTATGGGAGCGTTATAAGGTGTTGCCTGAACTGGGTGTGTATGCTGTCCAGGTTCATCTTCGAGATATAATATATCCGGGTATGTTATATATTGGGACTCGTCCAACGCTTCATGCAGACACTGAAACAAGCGTGGAGGTAAATATTTTTGATTTCGAAGCGAATCTTTACGATCAGTCGATGGCGGTTGAATTTATAGATTTTATCAGAGCCGATGAGAAGTTTGATACCATTGAGGAGCTGGTTGCACAAATTCATCAGGATAAAGAGTCAGTGAAGAAAAGGTTGAAAAATATTAGATAG
- a CDS encoding TlpA family protein disulfide reductase: MNDGKKEWLSTIKKDTPQWLQLYDENGAVHRSYNAIAIPKYVLIDKNGNIVDFDAPRPSDYEKLISEINKLLEEK; this comes from the coding sequence GTGAATGACGGTAAAAAAGAATGGCTGAGCACCATCAAGAAAGACACGCCGCAATGGTTGCAACTATACGATGAAAATGGAGCCGTGCATCGTTCTTACAATGCCATTGCCATTCCCAAGTATGTGTTGATCGACAAAAACGGGAACATCGTCGATTTTGACGCGCCTCGTCCGTCGGATTACGAAAAGTTGATATCGGAAATTAATAAATTGTTAGAAGAAAAATAA
- the mltG gene encoding endolytic transglycosylase MltG, protein MEQVKKKKKNRLLPWITGVLLLLVISTSVYAYNLIFKPFSLSETAYIYIDQDKNYEKVVDQLKAKAGLPSEHIFRLLAERMNLANRIKTGRYAIKDGMTMPDVIRLLRSGNQTPVNLTFNNMRTSENLAGRISQQLMIDSLKLLNALNDTANAKKYGFNEYTFISMFIPNTYEVYWDTGIENLLDRMKREYGAFWDEERRCKAEKIGLTPLEASILASIVEEEATYTDEYPVVAGLYLNRLKKGMNLEADPTVKFAVGDFTLRRILYKHLETDSPYNTYRNSGLPPGPIRIPSIAAIDATLSPQQHKYLFMCAKNDLSGRHNFAVTHAEHTRNAAAYQKALNERKIY, encoded by the coding sequence ATTGAACAAGTGAAGAAAAAGAAAAAAAACAGGCTTCTGCCATGGATCACCGGCGTTCTGCTGCTGCTTGTCATTTCAACAAGCGTCTATGCATACAATCTTATCTTTAAACCGTTTTCATTATCAGAAACGGCTTACATCTATATAGACCAGGACAAGAACTATGAAAAAGTGGTTGATCAGCTAAAAGCAAAAGCGGGGCTGCCGTCGGAACATATATTCCGGCTACTGGCAGAGAGAATGAATCTTGCGAACAGAATAAAAACCGGAAGATACGCCATAAAGGATGGCATGACCATGCCGGATGTGATACGACTTTTGCGGTCGGGAAATCAAACGCCCGTGAATCTTACTTTTAACAACATGCGTACCAGCGAAAATCTGGCTGGGAGAATCTCCCAACAATTGATGATAGACAGCCTAAAACTGTTGAATGCCCTTAATGATACTGCAAACGCCAAAAAATATGGGTTTAACGAATACACGTTTATTTCGATGTTTATTCCAAACACCTACGAAGTGTACTGGGATACGGGTATTGAAAATCTTCTGGACCGGATGAAGAGGGAGTATGGCGCTTTTTGGGACGAAGAACGAAGATGCAAAGCAGAAAAAATCGGACTTACACCATTAGAGGCATCGATACTTGCTTCCATAGTGGAGGAGGAAGCTACTTATACAGATGAATATCCGGTTGTGGCAGGACTATATCTGAACAGACTAAAAAAGGGGATGAACCTTGAAGCCGACCCGACAGTAAAGTTTGCCGTTGGCGATTTCACCCTGCGTCGCATTTTATATAAACACCTGGAAACAGATTCGCCTTACAATACCTATAGGAACTCCGGCCTGCCGCCGGGTCCGATCAGGATACCGTCCATAGCAGCAATAGATGCGACATTATCACCTCAGCAACACAAGTATCTGTTTATGTGTGCAAAAAACGATCTCTCGGGCCGTCACAACTTCGCAGTTACTCATGCCGAACATACACGCAATGCAGCAGCGTACCAAAAGGCTCTGAATGAAAGAAAAATCTATTAG
- a CDS encoding redoxin family protein has product MKSKTILILLLIAVAISVQAQDNTKKLKEIRVDLVQLDTITAQAKKTEPLILQGQITNSPEKELYLFTDSVGKYKPDTLRLDNEGRFYLKTYNAINPQKVSIQNKRTQLNNIYVAPGYNLTITADASDFPTLMETTQITGKGAESNRYRELYLKEYIRRKEADNWYEFTDEAKFSSYLEAEKQLTDSIEKVAFGKAVGNDPYFSHFEEMTRLDNLFLHEYKKIAFTKLTGMNARQAREFVEKLADATLIKDINNEAYFISENYKGWYVNEYLDYLLKLDYDKDSTLLANNFYNIEKINQTLKGKIREHTLYNKLIGKIHYATGNFQQLNETREKARPYVASLENRYFRQAIENAFAEKEKLLYRTQKGQPAPPFALKSDNDMTYSLSDFKGKVIYLDLWASWCAPCRAQIPDLKKIYDTYKNDD; this is encoded by the coding sequence ATGAAGTCAAAAACAATTCTTATCCTTTTGCTTATCGCCGTGGCAATATCGGTGCAAGCGCAAGACAATACTAAAAAGTTAAAAGAAATTCGCGTTGACCTTGTTCAGCTCGATACAATAACGGCGCAAGCGAAAAAAACGGAGCCACTTATTCTGCAAGGGCAAATAACCAACAGTCCGGAAAAAGAACTCTATCTTTTCACCGACAGCGTGGGTAAGTATAAACCCGACACCCTGCGGCTCGATAATGAGGGACGCTTTTACTTGAAAACCTACAATGCAATCAATCCCCAAAAGGTAAGTATTCAAAACAAGCGAACCCAATTAAACAACATATATGTCGCGCCCGGTTACAACCTGACCATCACTGCCGATGCTTCCGACTTTCCTACCTTGATGGAAACCACTCAGATTACCGGGAAAGGAGCGGAAAGCAACCGGTATCGGGAACTTTACCTCAAAGAATACATCCGCCGGAAAGAGGCTGACAACTGGTACGAATTTACCGATGAAGCCAAATTCTCAAGTTACCTGGAAGCTGAAAAACAGTTGACCGACTCCATAGAAAAGGTAGCCTTCGGCAAGGCGGTCGGCAACGACCCGTATTTCTCCCACTTTGAGGAAATGACCCGCTTGGACAATTTGTTTCTGCACGAGTACAAAAAAATAGCCTTTACAAAGCTTACGGGAATGAATGCCAGGCAGGCGCGTGAATTTGTAGAAAAACTGGCTGACGCAACGTTGATCAAAGATATCAACAACGAAGCCTATTTCATCTCGGAGAATTACAAAGGATGGTATGTGAATGAATACCTTGATTATCTTCTGAAACTCGATTATGATAAAGATTCCACGTTGCTTGCCAACAACTTCTACAACATTGAAAAAATTAATCAAACCCTCAAGGGGAAAATACGTGAACACACCCTGTACAACAAACTGATAGGAAAAATTCATTATGCCACGGGAAATTTTCAGCAACTGAATGAAACCCGGGAAAAAGCGCGTCCGTATGTGGCTTCCTTGGAAAACCGATATTTCAGGCAAGCCATCGAAAACGCGTTTGCGGAGAAAGAGAAGCTGCTTTATCGTACGCAGAAAGGACAGCCCGCCCCACCGTTTGCGCTCAAAAGCGACAATGATATGACGTACAGTCTAAGCGATTTCAAGGGGAAAGTGATTTACCTGGATTTGTGGGCGAGCTGGTGCGCACCGTGCCGCGCTCAAATTCCGGACCTGAAGAAGATTTACGACACCTATAAAAACGATGACTGA
- a CDS encoding TlpA family protein disulfide reductase, which translates to MMNPKTLLTFLLVAAAISLQAQIKTVDLPHAAFANNRALEISKVTLSDTTTVLDVEAFFTPGYWIKIASDTYLLADGKKYMVRSGDGIELDSLFWMPKSGEASFKLMFEPLPQNTRTFDFIESDCNDCFKIYGVDLVNKRIQLPEIPAEFRQKHRAENNFQAQLQKGEALVSGKIMAYAPTHEKYTLYYLNPITGTEKNEPVTINSDGSFSASITVDSPTLVLLTDRKLFTVPIRVAPGQESKVWVNFPEIYRAGSRLLKEELSYGNKAYYSGYLAELNTDLSHKNISNLIEGDFRNEIADMDVYQFKDFMITKYNEAVEYNNNLNISLLAKKIANYEMAYKLVNFLSMADYVVIDAYAFKHGVTFEDARKIKNPAQFTDDFNDFYRMIPYDDPDVLLVRNIGHFIRSLLYAKENLNDPLVVIRYLSENKKVSLEDRQFFKDYISAQEKGEKFEKASSIGSVFNKYQNIANKFMKTQSGEGFLSKIWNTNNAFLFKLMRSQQLCSALQDFNPLTDEQKSELTTLPPLIREVILKENEDLLAKIEENKKKTGYTVLNPPANVDEQLFLELMKPFKGKVALVDVWATWCGPCRAAHAEMNPMKAQFADKDVVFLYLAGEDSPENTWKNMIADIHGSHYRLNQAQWEYIYKTLNVRGVPTYLILDREGNQTYYTTGFPGVDTMKNELNKALDKK; encoded by the coding sequence ATGATGAACCCAAAAACACTCCTTACCTTTTTGCTGGTTGCCGCGGCAATATCGTTGCAGGCACAAATAAAAACAGTAGATTTACCTCATGCGGCATTCGCCAACAACCGTGCGCTGGAAATCTCCAAAGTAACGTTATCGGACACCACAACGGTACTTGACGTGGAAGCTTTTTTTACACCCGGCTATTGGATAAAAATAGCATCCGATACTTATCTGCTTGCCGATGGTAAAAAGTATATGGTTCGCAGCGGTGACGGCATCGAACTCGATTCGCTGTTCTGGATGCCAAAATCGGGCGAAGCATCGTTTAAACTCATGTTTGAACCGCTACCCCAAAATACCCGCACGTTCGATTTTATCGAGAGCGATTGTAATGATTGCTTTAAAATATATGGCGTTGATTTGGTGAACAAACGCATACAACTTCCTGAAATTCCGGCAGAATTTAGACAAAAACATCGGGCAGAAAATAATTTTCAGGCTCAATTACAGAAAGGCGAAGCCCTTGTGAGCGGAAAAATAATGGCTTATGCGCCCACACACGAAAAATATACACTCTATTATTTAAATCCGATAACGGGTACCGAAAAAAACGAACCGGTTACGATAAATAGTGACGGCTCTTTTTCCGCATCTATAACCGTCGATAGCCCGACGCTGGTTTTATTGACAGACCGTAAACTTTTTACCGTTCCCATTCGGGTTGCACCCGGTCAGGAATCGAAGGTATGGGTAAACTTTCCTGAAATCTATCGTGCCGGATCGCGTCTGTTAAAGGAAGAGTTATCGTATGGAAATAAAGCTTATTATTCCGGTTATTTGGCAGAACTCAATACCGATCTGAGCCACAAAAATATATCCAACCTGATTGAGGGAGATTTCAGAAATGAGATTGCCGATATGGATGTGTACCAGTTCAAGGATTTTATGATTACGAAATACAACGAAGCCGTTGAATACAATAACAATCTCAATATCAGTTTGCTGGCGAAGAAAATTGCCAATTATGAGATGGCATACAAATTAGTAAACTTTCTTTCAATGGCAGATTATGTTGTTATCGATGCCTATGCCTTTAAACATGGCGTAACGTTTGAAGATGCAAGAAAAATCAAAAATCCTGCACAGTTTACCGACGATTTCAATGACTTTTACCGGATGATCCCCTATGATGATCCCGATGTGCTTCTGGTTCGAAACATCGGACATTTCATTCGCAGCTTACTGTATGCAAAAGAAAATTTAAACGACCCATTGGTAGTCATACGGTATCTCTCTGAAAATAAAAAGGTATCCCTGGAAGACCGTCAATTTTTCAAAGATTACATTTCGGCACAGGAAAAAGGGGAAAAGTTTGAAAAAGCTTCTTCCATCGGTTCGGTATTCAATAAATATCAGAACATTGCCAACAAATTTATGAAAACCCAATCGGGCGAAGGATTCCTTTCTAAAATATGGAATACCAACAATGCATTTTTATTCAAGTTGATGAGGTCGCAACAGTTATGTTCAGCGTTGCAGGACTTCAATCCACTTACCGATGAACAAAAATCCGAACTCACCACCCTGCCCCCGTTGATTCGGGAAGTTATCCTAAAAGAAAATGAAGATTTGCTGGCAAAAATAGAAGAAAACAAAAAGAAAACCGGATATACCGTTTTAAATCCGCCTGCCAATGTGGATGAGCAACTGTTTCTCGAATTGATGAAACCCTTTAAAGGAAAAGTTGCACTGGTAGATGTTTGGGCAACCTGGTGCGGGCCGTGCCGAGCGGCACATGCCGAAATGAATCCGATGAAAGCGCAGTTTGCCGATAAAGATGTGGTGTTTTTATATCTCGCGGGCGAAGACTCTCCCGAAAACACGTGGAAAAATATGATTGCCGATATCCACGGTTCGCATTACCGCTTGAATCAGGCACAATGGGAGTATATTTATAAAACCCTGAATGTAAGAGGAGTCCCGACCTATCTGATATTAGACAGAGAAGGAAATCAAACATATTACACCACCGGTTTCCCAGGCGTGGATACAATGAAAAATGAATTGAACAAAGCGTTAGATAAAAAATAA
- a CDS encoding TlpA family protein disulfide reductase yields MNPKTILFLFLSLILSTCQRQKEDGMPPIFTGEKTDQGEKAIITGKIINLDVYPHVKKLEIKLLDFYGNETTHTSPLTEDGMFRFEIYPITTREISFVPVEDRIVIAPGDSLYIEKDFRNISHTVFGGTTAELNKHINAFRNQYLGRYSQPYELLFSDYRAETNKQYNETLQKLATFQQKHNTPETFNTWAKKQVALDYYQALFTYPYQHAIRTKKELTREEREKYYDFVKEFEKEVDNSMMMADYIGTVSLFSRYKVEESNPELFKKENANMSWDGMLEKMKSSSENNYLSQLASAIFVSNFYLTAHKTDWIDSNRVMINKTITDPFLRTTLNNQYNQVKAYNANPRVYSDAVLGRNAIELHGSGSLITDSANIVKHILDSNPGKVVYVDIGATWCRPCMRQIPYSKTLHEELADKPIVFVYLWLDSETERGKNIIASLDLPGIHIALTDKEWQDIVKRFNTGSSVPYFLLFDKCGVMVDFGNHILPSLPETKVAIEKLLEK; encoded by the coding sequence ATGAACCCAAAAACAATCCTCTTCCTCTTCCTCTCCCTTATTCTCTCTACCTGCCAACGGCAGAAAGAGGACGGAATGCCGCCCATATTTACCGGGGAGAAAACAGACCAGGGCGAGAAAGCCATTATTACCGGGAAAATAATCAATCTGGATGTCTATCCACACGTTAAAAAGCTCGAAATAAAACTGCTCGATTTCTACGGAAATGAAACCACGCACACCTCGCCCCTTACCGAAGACGGGATGTTCCGTTTCGAAATTTACCCCATCACCACCCGCGAAATATCGTTTGTTCCCGTGGAAGACCGCATCGTTATCGCTCCGGGTGACAGTTTGTATATCGAAAAAGATTTTCGGAACATCTCTCATACTGTTTTCGGGGGCACTACTGCCGAACTGAACAAGCATATCAACGCCTTCCGAAATCAATATTTGGGACGATACTCCCAACCTTATGAACTGCTATTTTCGGATTACAGGGCGGAAACCAATAAGCAATACAACGAGACTTTGCAAAAGCTCGCCACGTTTCAGCAAAAACACAACACACCGGAAACGTTTAACACGTGGGCAAAAAAGCAGGTGGCATTGGATTATTACCAGGCGTTGTTCACATATCCTTACCAGCACGCCATTCGAACAAAAAAGGAACTGACAAGAGAGGAGCGAGAGAAGTATTACGATTTCGTGAAAGAATTTGAGAAAGAAGTGGATAATTCGATGATGATGGCTGATTATATTGGAACGGTCAGTTTGTTTTCGAGATACAAAGTAGAAGAAAGTAACCCCGAATTATTTAAGAAAGAGAACGCGAATATGTCGTGGGACGGAATGTTGGAAAAGATGAAATCTAGTTCTGAAAACAACTACCTCTCGCAATTAGCCTCTGCCATTTTTGTTAGTAACTTCTACCTCACCGCTCACAAAACGGATTGGATCGACAGCAACCGCGTAATGATAAACAAAACAATTACCGACCCGTTCCTACGAACCACGCTCAACAACCAATACAATCAGGTAAAAGCCTACAATGCCAATCCGCGCGTTTATTCCGATGCCGTTTTAGGACGAAACGCCATTGAATTGCACGGAAGCGGTTCGCTGATAACTGACTCTGCTAACATTGTAAAACACATTCTCGATTCCAATCCGGGGAAGGTGGTGTATGTGGATATCGGTGCGACGTGGTGCAGGCCGTGCATGAGGCAAATACCGTACAGCAAAACCCTTCACGAAGAACTTGCCGACAAACCCATTGTGTTTGTTTATTTGTGGCTGGACAGTGAAACCGAACGCGGAAAAAACATCATTGCAAGTCTCGACCTTCCCGGCATTCACATAGCCCTTACCGATAAAGAGTGGCAAGACATCGTAAAACGTTTCAACACGGGAAGCAGCGTCCCTTATTTCCTGCTTTTCGATAAATGCGGTGTAATGGTGGATTTTGGCAACCACATACTTCCGTCTTTACCGGAAACCAAGGTGGCGATTGAGAAGTTGTTGGAAAAATAA
- a CDS encoding ABC transporter permease: MKIFNYQLLEGRLWDSTDVSIQYRFIINETAKKQFNITDIHTAYLQPEHRLWYAQGDMSVNPAYEIVGVIKDFNTGHLSNPTLPVVIVYQEEYMKEENLIAKIAPGKQQEAIEFLQKLNTELYGDAEFTYTFMEDEIAALYADDKCIIRIYTAFSLIAIFISCLGLFALSLFDIRQRYREIALRKINGAKPNDIMRLLLKKYAYLLGAAFAVAVPVSYGVISRYMESFAHRTAISWWLFVVSAIVVTAVSLLTLMWQVRRAMKINPASAIKVE, translated from the coding sequence ATGAAAATCTTTAACTACCAACTGCTCGAAGGGCGCTTGTGGGATTCAACCGATGTGTCCATTCAATATCGGTTCATCATCAACGAAACGGCAAAAAAACAGTTCAACATAACCGATATTCACACCGCATATCTGCAACCAGAACATCGGCTTTGGTATGCACAAGGCGATATGAGCGTTAATCCCGCCTACGAAATTGTGGGCGTAATAAAGGATTTTAATACCGGACATTTGTCCAACCCAACCCTTCCGGTGGTTATTGTATATCAGGAAGAATATATGAAAGAAGAAAATTTGATTGCTAAAATTGCTCCTGGGAAACAGCAAGAAGCTATAGAGTTTCTCCAAAAACTCAACACGGAACTTTATGGCGATGCCGAATTTACATATACGTTTATGGAAGATGAAATAGCGGCATTGTATGCAGACGACAAATGTATAATCCGTATATATACAGCGTTTTCGTTAATCGCCATTTTCATCTCCTGCTTAGGCTTATTTGCCCTTTCGCTGTTCGATATCCGTCAGCGATACCGTGAAATAGCGCTGCGAAAAATCAACGGTGCCAAACCCAACGACATTATGCGCCTGTTGCTGAAAAAATACGCGTATCTGCTTGGCGCGGCGTTTGCGGTTGCCGTTCCCGTTTCGTATGGGGTAATTAGCCGATATATGGAAAGTTTCGCGCATCGGACGGCAATTTCGTGGTGGCTGTTCGTGGTTTCGGCAATTGTGGTAACCGCCGTGTCGCTACTCACGCTTATGTGGCAGGTGCGGCGGGCAATGAAGATTAATCCGGCAAGCGCGATAAAAGTGGAATAA
- a CDS encoding ABC transporter permease codes for MKILTTSVRILNRFRLYSVINVLGLTLSLACVITVSRYVHQETTVNRFIDELDRTYLTTIEQENRPKRLGAAVNINRREDFTSPLDAPSVEKSTDFIAFDNEQIGVKNHRYSVNIFVVDSAFLQIVPYPIALGSNKLQAPEDAIITSKLAKRLFGNENPIGQKISYVSGDLLNAVGVWQSGLFPPTHCAGKNRRRRIQKCGLLEYVAKTDENL; via the coding sequence ATGAAAATACTGACAACATCCGTTCGAATTTTAAATCGATTCCGGCTCTATTCCGTCATCAACGTGTTAGGGTTGACGCTCAGCTTGGCGTGTGTTATCACGGTATCGCGGTATGTGCATCAGGAAACCACGGTGAATCGGTTTATCGATGAGTTGGACAGGACGTACCTAACAACTATTGAACAGGAAAACCGTCCTAAACGATTGGGCGCCGCCGTAAACATCAATCGCCGTGAAGATTTTACCAGTCCGTTAGATGCCCCCTCGGTTGAGAAATCAACAGATTTTATCGCTTTTGATAATGAGCAAATTGGGGTAAAAAATCATCGTTACAGTGTGAATATTTTTGTCGTGGACAGTGCTTTTTTGCAAATTGTTCCTTATCCCATTGCGCTGGGGAGCAACAAGCTGCAGGCTCCGGAAGACGCGATTATTACATCGAAATTGGCAAAGCGACTTTTCGGAAACGAAAACCCCATCGGGCAGAAAATCAGTTACGTGTCGGGCGATTTGCTTAATGCGGTGGGCGTATGGCAATCCGGTTTATTCCCTCCGACCCACTGTGCCGGTAAAAATCGAAGGAGGAGAATACAAAAGTGTGGGCTACTTGAATATGTCGCAAAAACAGATGAAAATCTTTAA
- a CDS encoding ABC transporter ATP-binding protein, producing MIKTENLLKIFRTEEVETWALSDVDIEINEGEFVAIMGPSGCGKTTLLNILGLLDNPTSGHYFLNGTDVSKFTENERTSLRKGVIGFVFQSFNLIEELNVYENIELPLLYMKIPAAQRKQRVKKAMNRMAISHREKHFPQQLSGGQQQRVAIARAVVANPKLILADEPTGNLDSKNGAEVMSLLTELNKEGTTIVMVTHSQHDAGYADRIIKLFDGKVVPEVVL from the coding sequence ATGATTAAAACAGAAAACTTACTAAAAATCTTCCGCACGGAAGAAGTGGAAACCTGGGCATTGTCCGATGTGGATATAGAAATCAACGAAGGCGAATTTGTCGCCATTATGGGGCCGTCGGGCTGCGGAAAAACCACGTTGCTCAATATTTTGGGCTTACTGGACAATCCCACGTCGGGACATTATTTCCTCAACGGAACCGACGTGTCGAAATTTACCGAAAACGAGCGGACAAGCCTTCGCAAAGGCGTTATCGGCTTCGTGTTCCAGAGCTTCAACCTCATCGAAGAACTCAACGTGTATGAAAACATCGAGCTTCCGCTCCTCTACATGAAAATCCCTGCTGCCCAACGCAAGCAAAGGGTAAAAAAGGCTATGAACCGGATGGCTATTTCTCATCGTGAGAAACATTTTCCACAGCAACTTTCGGGCGGACAACAACAACGCGTTGCCATTGCCCGCGCCGTGGTAGCCAATCCCAAACTCATCCTTGCCGACGAACCCACGGGTAACTTAGACAGTAAAAACGGCGCCGAGGTAATGAGCCTGCTTACCGAACTCAATAAGGAGGGAACCACAATTGTGATGGTTACACACAGTCAGCACGATGCCGGTTATGCCGACCGCATAATTAAATTGTTTGATGGAAAAGTGGTACCGGAGGTGGTGCTGTAG